A segment of the Candidatus Marinimicrobia bacterium CG08_land_8_20_14_0_20_45_22 genome:
CGAAATAAGTAAAAATGCGCGAAAATAAAGTTCTGGACGATTCCTGCGGTCCGGCTTTCAGAAAAAATGGCTGCCACGCATAATAAAATGCCGTCGTTAAAAGCAACATGAAAATGCCGAGTTTGAAACCTGCACTAAAAATACCGACCGCGTCGAGCCCAATTAAATCTTGCAAAATGTACCGATTAAGCATTTCCATGCAAACCGTCGCCAATCCTGCAGGAATGAACGGCAGACCGAACATCGTCAGATCTTTGGCGGTTTTCCCGGAAAATGTGAATCGCACGCGCGAAAGCGTGATGGCGTAAAGGACAGTCGCGGTCAAAGCCGACGTGATGATATTGCTCTGAAAAATCCCCACAACACCGCGCTTTAACATCACTACGAAGTAGATATTTAAGGAAAAAACGACGATGACATTTAATAGTCGGATTGCCATGAATTGATACGGTTTTTCTTCAAGCCGAAGAAGCGCGAATGGAACATGACAAATACAATCGAAAAGCAGAATCGCCGCCGAATATTTCATTAGTTGAGCATACTTGACATCTTCGAGCAACCATAAGCTGAAAAATCCGTTCATCGAAAAAATGACCAGACTTAAAACGGCACTTGTGGCAAGTGTCAGCCAAATGGCTGTCGAGAAAATTGATGTACGCGCCGCCGAATCTTTCGTTTCGCTGTAATATCGCATCAACGCTGAATCCAGCCCGTAATTATAGATGATGTTCATGAAGCCGAGAAAGGCAAATACCAGAGACGCGAGTCCGTAATCCGCCGGCGAAAGTCGATTCGTGTAAACCGGCAAAAGTAAAAATGTAACGAACCGGGCGAGAATCGTGCCGATGCCGTAAATCAGAGTCTGTTTGGTGAGTGAACGGATATTCGCTGACATAATAAATTCCGGATAAATCTATGACATTTTCTGAAAATGCAAATCGGTTTTATTCAAACGAAAACCAGAATCCACGATCCACAACGGCGGTTCTCTGTTTATAAATTTAGGATTAAAGAATCGCGGAGAATGCCGCTACTGCCGAATCCTTCCTTGAAGTGCGCTAGCCCGAAGTTTGGATCCATGTTGACGGTGAAAATCCCGAAATCCAGCCAGCGGAATCCTTTCTGAATACATCGGTTGATGATGTGGTAAAACAGGATATTCACGCCGCGAAACTCCTGCCGCGCTTCGTTGTGACTAATGTAGAAAGCGAGCGACACATCCAGATTGCAATCGAACATCACGACGCCCGCTACCATCTCATCTCCGGCGTAAGCCGCATAGAGGAAAATTTTGTCAGGGAAGAGTTTTTTTAGCAGAATAAGTTCTTCCAGCGTATGCGTCGGCTGAACACCGTGCCTGATCTTCAAATTTTTCTTCAGGATTTCGTAAAAGGTTGCGAAGTCATCAGACTCACGGACTTCGACGCCGAGTTTCATAGCTCTGCGGAAAGCCGTGCGGTTGGTCTGCTTAAACTTGGCGACATTTTTCTCGATGTCATTTTCCAGATAGACGACGCTGGAGACTTCGCGTTTCAGATATGTAAACCCGCATTTTATCATTGCGAAATCGAGATAGTTGGAAAGCCGACGATTGTAAATCACCGGCGGAAGAGTAATGACGATCCGCCGCACGCCTTCTTTTTTTGCATGATGAACGAGTGATTCGACCAATTCGAACGCAGTAGAAATTCCCAGTCCTTCATGATGCACGAAACCGCCATAACTGGCGCCGCGGTGAGACCAAAGCGTATCGACATCGTTCCAATTGCCGCGAACCGCGGGAAAGAGCGCGAAAATATCGTCGCCTTTTGCGAACATCAGCGACTCGTCGGTAAATCGTCCGGCCGGATGATAAGACAGGAATTTCCGAGTGTGGAAAATCGTGCCGTTGACGCTCTCTTCGACAAGATTTTCCCATGGCTCGGTATATTTCTTTTCAAAAGGTTTGACAAATATCGACATGTTCCTCTTTCTCTAAAATGACGCGGAGAATTTATTATCGCTACGGCGGAAAACAAAATTTTTATCGGCACATGAAAAACCGAAAAGTGGAATTGACAATCTGGTTCGGCTATACTAAATTCACCCGTGAACACAGAATGAACCTAATTGTAAAATTTAAATGAAAAGGAGATAAGTAAAATGAGTGCCATAGTTGAACTACATGCCCGTGAAATTTTAGACTCTCGCGGAAATCCGACCATCGAAGTCGAAGTATTGACAGAAAGCGGTTATTACGGGAAAGCGGCTGTTCCGTCCGGAGCTTCTACCGGTGAATTTGAAGCCGTTGAATTGCGCGACGGCGATAAAGATCGCTACATGGGAAAAGGAACACTGAAAGCCGTTCAAAACGTCAACGAGATCATCGCGCCGGAAGTCGTCGGTATGGATGTTTTGGAACAAGTGGAAGTAGATAGCACCATGATCGAAATCGACGGCACGCCGAATAAAGCGAAGCTCGGCGCCAACGCCACGCTGGGTGTTTCGCTTGCCGTTGCAAGAGCCGCGGCAGATTATGTTGGGCTACCTTTTTACAAATATATCGGCGGCGTGAATGCCCGTGTTCTACCGGTGCCACAGATGAATATCCTGAATGGCGGAAAACATGCGGACAATAACGTTGATTTGCAGGAATTCATGATTTTCCCGGCGGGTGCGACATCTTTTGCCGAAGCGCTGAGAATGGGCGTCGAAACTTTTCATCAACTGAAAGGCGTATTGAAGAAAAAAGGCATGAACACGTCCGTTGGCGATGAAGGCGGATTTGCGCCGAATCTTCGCTCGAACGTCGAAGCGATCGAAATCATCCTTGAAGCCGCTGAAAAAACCGGTTACAAGGTTGGCGAACAATTGTTCATTGCTCTCGATCCAGCATCTTCGTCGTTTTATAACACCGAAACACGAAAATATGAATTGAAATCAGAGAACCGCGATCTGTCATCCGAGGAAATGGTTGCTTATTACAAAAACATCATCATGAAATATCCCGTTGTCTCGATCGAAGACGGCATGGCAGAAGAAGACTGGGAGGGCTGGAAACTGATGGTGAAGGAAATGGGTGACAAAATACAGATTGTTGGCGACGACCTGATCGTGACCAATGTCGAACGTTTGTCTCGTGCTATCAAGGAAAAAGCCATTAATTCAGCTCTGATTAAACTGAACCAAATCGGTACTTTAACCGAAACCCTGAACGCCGTCGAATTGGCGCATCGAAATGGCATGACAACAGTTGTTTCGCATCGTTCTGGCGAAACGGAAGACACGACGATTGCCGATTTGGCGGTAGCTGTAAATTCCGGGCAGATCAAGACGGGTTCCGCTTGCCGAACCGATCGGATTTGCAAATATAATCAGTTGTTGAGAATCGAGGAAGAACTCGGCGACGATGCGATTTTCTGGGGACGTAAAATTTTGAAATGAGGCGTTCGGTTCCGGACAAAAAAAAATCGCGAGATTCTGACAATATCCAGCGGCTTTACTGGATTCTGGGTTCCATTACCATACTCACGATTTTTATCATCATATTCGTCATCGGAGATTATGGTCTTTACCAGATTTATCTCCTACATAAAGAGAAGAAGCAGATCGAAGACCACATGGTTGAGCTCAGTGTTGAACAAGATTCATTAAAGGCTGAGCGCTTGCGTCTCGAAAACGATGTCCAGTATATCGAAAAATTGGCTCGAGAACGTTACCGAATGGCAAAGAAAGGTGAAAAAGTTTTTCGAATTATAGAAAAATCTGAACCGAAAGCCAACTCGACACTTTGAGTAGTTTCGGATCTCTTTTTAGCTTTTAAATCATGGGTTGAAAATCGCCGGCTAACGGCAGGAGTTGTGTTATGGATGTTGCGACGCTAATCGGTTTGATCGTAGGTGTTGTTCTTGTGATTTACTCGATTGCCGCCAACCAAGGAGAGGCAATTTACTTCTGGAATTTTCCATCGCTTCTGCTTGTGCTGGGCGGAACCATCGCCGCAACATTTGTTAATTATCCCGCAAAAGACCTCTGGAGCGTATTTCGTGTCGTCAAAAACGCTTTTAAACGCAATAAACAGGAATATCAGGAAGTCATCGACAAGTTCTATGACCTGTCTAGTAAAGCCCGAAAAAATGGCTTGATGTCACTGGAGTCCGATCTTTCCACTATCAATGACAAATTTATGAGAAATGGTATTGAACTTGCCATTAATGAAAAAGATCAAGCCCGCCTACGCAATTACCTTGATTTGGAGCTCTCCAATACAGACAAACGGCATACAATCGGGCAGGAGATCTTTTTTTATATGGGAACATATGCGCCCGCGTTCGGAATGGTTGGAACAATAGTTGGACTTATCATCATGATGAAGAATTTTACTATTGGGACAGCTTCGCGTGCTGGCGGCGGTTTAACATCCGCGTTTCAGTTTGATATGGGTACTCAGATGAAAACGCTTCTGGGCGGTATGGGCCTTGCCTTATTGACGACTTTCTACGGATTGATTTTAGCCAATCTCGTCTTTATCCCGCTGGGCGGAAAACTTAAACGCCGCAGTGATGAGGAAATCATGCTAAAGCAGATCATGATTGAGGGAATTCTTTGTCTTCACAACCGCGATCACCCCCTTGTGGTCCGCGAGAAATTGAATACGTTCGTTCCGCGAAGCGAACGTAAAGAGGAGAAAAAAGAGCGGACGTGACCCTAATCGGTCAACGCCGCATTTTTTATTTTTTCAATTGTTTCGAGGGATTCAGTCCGGTCTGCCGGACTGTTGAAATAAAAGTTTGCTGATTAATAGATAGCCGGGATTTCGGCACAGAAAAGAGTATCCAAATGAACAAAAAATCGTTGTTGTGTTTGCTGTTTGTCTTTCAAAGAATTTTTGCGGCTTTCGAGATACAGACGATCCAGCCCAACCTGATCGCGCGGGGCGGCTTGGTTTCCATTCATTCGGATGGACTAAATCCAGCGGCAATCGGCGAAGCCAGCGTTCTTCGGTTTGATGCGGTTTATTCAAATCTGTTCGGTCTCAAAGAACTGCAATCGTGGAAAGGGAATGTCGCATGGGCGCCCGCGTCCAGTACCAACGCCTTTCGATTTGGTGTTGGGGCTTTTGGTGAATCAATTTATCAGGAAAGAACTCTTCAGGCGTCGTTCGGTAGAGAGATCAGGAAATTTATGAGAGTCGGTATTTCTATCGATTACTATCATCTGTCCGTCAGCGGATATGAAAACGCAGGCTCGTTGGGTGTAACGGCGGGCACAAAATTTTATCCGACCGACGATTGGCGATTGTCCGTTGTGTATATCAATGCCAATCAGCCGAAATTGTCTGGAAGTAAGGAAAAACTGCCGCAAGCGTTTGCCGTAGGATGCCAGTATTTCTGGGAACCACAGCTCGAAGTAGATGCTGAAATTTTCAAGGATACGATGTTTCCGTTTTCGTTTCGTGTCGGAACACGTGTCAATCTTTGGCGCGGATTGAATGGATTAATCGGATTTCAGTCGAATCCCGATCGCTTTTCCGCCGGACTTAATTTAGCAGTTGGGAAATTCAGATTTGACTTTGCGGTTCAACAACATATTTCTCTGCCTTTGACCTATTTTGTCGGATGCGGATTTCAGATCAAATGAATACTGCAATCGTTTTACTGGTTGTTCTGATTTTATTCGCGCCATGTGAAGCGCAGGTGGAAATCGATGAGATAATCTCAGAAGGTTTTCTCATGCAAGACAACATTTCTGAGGAGGAACTTCAAGACAAATTGGATGCCTATTTTGAGAATCGGATTATCTGGCGAAAAGCGTCATGTTCTGAAATTGACGAACTCCCGATCTCGGTCGGTCTGAAGGAACGTCTCGTTAAATTTTGGGGAAAAAGACAGATGACGACTTCTTGGAGTGATTTTGCCAAGCGCGGTGGATTCAATGAATCAGAAATGAAAGTCATTCGATTTTTCATTCGACTGAAAACAGAATCGCCGGCAACAGGACAGATTCAGATTTATCTTTCGATGAAGGAAGACATTGGGCGGGCATCTGTTTCCAAAACGCTCATAAAAAGTCGTTACGAGACGGCGAATGGCTGGTTTGGAGGTGGTGTAACGGAAACCGATGCGGATGAACCACAGGTTACGGATTACATAAATTGGACGATTCGCAGTCCTTTGTTGAGGGAACGATGGCGTGTAATCGCGGGGGCTTATCGCGTCAACTGGGGACGAGGATTGATGATGTCGTCCAATCTGATGGGAAGTCGCAGTACCGATCCGGTTCAGAACATCACGCCGGAGAAAACGGTTTTGGCAAACTATCAGGGAACGGACGAGAACCGATTTTTATTCGGAAGTGCAATTGAGATGCGGTTAAAGTTGCTGACGGTCGAAGCATTTTTCTCGCGCCATTTTCTGGATGCCGTTGTTGAGGATGGGATTGTGAAAAATCTTCGCATTGATGGGTTACATGTGACGGAATCCGCACAAGCCGCCCAAGACATTTTACGCGAAACGGTTTTCGGTTCGAGTGTACAGTTTGGAAATGAAGATCGGAAGTTTGGTGTTTTCGCAGTCCGGAGGCAGTTTCCGCTTCCTGCCGAATTTCAGGATATGAAAAGAGAATTAACCGGTTTTTCGGCATTTCATAAAATTGAAACTTCTGAATATCTTTTGACCGGCGAAGTAGCGAAAAGCATTCCAGGTGGGTGGGCGTTTGTCCAAAGCTTCGTTCGGCGGGTTGGAAGCGCATCGCTCGTTGTCAGTGCGCGATATTTTTCACCCGATTTCTATGCTTTATTCGGCGCGTCATCGCTTACATCATCCGGAGTTACAAAGAACGAAAGCGGGATCAATTCGGGAGCAAGATTCCGGTTGCGACGCGGCTGGTACTTATC
Coding sequences within it:
- a CDS encoding GNAT family N-acetyltransferase, whose translation is MSIFVKPFEKKYTEPWENLVEESVNGTIFHTRKFLSYHPAGRFTDESLMFAKGDDIFALFPAVRGNWNDVDTLWSHRGASYGGFVHHEGLGISTAFELVESLVHHAKKEGVRRIVITLPPVIYNRRLSNYLDFAMIKCGFTYLKREVSSVVYLENDIEKNVAKFKQTNRTAFRRAMKLGVEVRESDDFATFYEILKKNLKIRHGVQPTHTLEELILLKKLFPDKIFLYAAYAGDEMVAGVVMFDCNLDVSLAFYISHNEARQEFRGVNILFYHIINRCIQKGFRWLDFGIFTVNMDPNFGLAHFKEGFGSSGILRDSLILNL
- a CDS encoding phosphopyruvate hydratase encodes the protein MSAIVELHAREILDSRGNPTIEVEVLTESGYYGKAAVPSGASTGEFEAVELRDGDKDRYMGKGTLKAVQNVNEIIAPEVVGMDVLEQVEVDSTMIEIDGTPNKAKLGANATLGVSLAVARAAADYVGLPFYKYIGGVNARVLPVPQMNILNGGKHADNNVDLQEFMIFPAGATSFAEALRMGVETFHQLKGVLKKKGMNTSVGDEGGFAPNLRSNVEAIEIILEAAEKTGYKVGEQLFIALDPASSSFYNTETRKYELKSENRDLSSEEMVAYYKNIIMKYPVVSIEDGMAEEDWEGWKLMVKEMGDKIQIVGDDLIVTNVERLSRAIKEKAINSALIKLNQIGTLTETLNAVELAHRNGMTTVVSHRSGETEDTTIADLAVAVNSGQIKTGSACRTDRICKYNQLLRIEEELGDDAIFWGRKILK
- a CDS encoding motility protein A (Homolog of MotA, appears to be involved in motility on surfaces and under different ionic conditions. With MotS (a MotB homolog) forms the ion channels that couple flagellar rotation to proton/sodium motive force across the membrane and forms the stator elements of the rotary flagellar machine.), translating into MDVATLIGLIVGVVLVIYSIAANQGEAIYFWNFPSLLLVLGGTIAATFVNYPAKDLWSVFRVVKNAFKRNKQEYQEVIDKFYDLSSKARKNGLMSLESDLSTINDKFMRNGIELAINEKDQARLRNYLDLELSNTDKRHTIGQEIFFYMGTYAPAFGMVGTIVGLIIMMKNFTIGTASRAGGGLTSAFQFDMGTQMKTLLGGMGLALLTTFYGLILANLVFIPLGGKLKRRSDEEIMLKQIMIEGILCLHNRDHPLVVREKLNTFVPRSERKEEKKERT